AAGGTCTGTCCTACTTTCTCCTGGTTCTTTTCATAACTGATCTCCTGTTGCACGGCCATGATCTCCTCAGCACGGCGCTGTTTCTCTTCAGCAGGTACATCATCTACCAATGCATAAGCAGGTGTATCTTCTTCATGTGAATAGGTAAAGATGCCCACACGGTCAAAACGCTGACGCTCCAGGAACCCTTTTAATTCTTCTACATCATCTAATGTTTCACCAGGAAAACCTGCAATCAATGTGGTACGCAGACAAATACCCGGTACTGTTTGACGAATATTCTGAACCAGGTCTTCCATCTCTGCACGGGTAATCTGACGGCGCATCGCCTTCAGCATATTATCAGCTGCGTGTTGCAGCGGCATATCTAAATAGTTGCAGATGTTGTCGCGCTCGCGCATTACATCCAATATCTCCATCGGGAACTTATGCGGATAAGCATAGTGCAAACGGATCCACTCAATACCTGGCACATCACTCAAACGTTTCAACAGATCGGGCAGCATACGCTTTTTATACATATCCAATCCATAATATGTCAACTCCTGCGCAATCAGCATGATCTCTTTTACACCGCGCTTGGCCAGTGTTTCCGCTTCTTTCACCAGATCTTCAATAGAGCGGCTTGTATGGTTACCACGCATTAAAGGAATAGCACAGAAAGCACACGTACGGTTACAGCCTTCAGCTATTTTCATATAAGCATAGTGTTGTGGAGTGGCCAGTAAGCGCTCTCCAATCAATTCACTCTTATAATCGGCTTCAAATCTTTTTAAGATCAGGGGCAATTCCATGGTACCAAACCAGGCATCCACTTCCGGAATACTTTGCTCCAGGTCATCACGATAGCGTTGCGTCAAACAGCCCGTTACATATACTTTATCAAGCTTACCTTTTTGTTTCAGGCTTACTTGCTCAAGGATCGTATTCACACTCTCCTCTTTTGCTTTATCAATAAAGCCACAAGTATTTACAATAACTATGTTATGATCACGCTTAGTGCTTTCATGAACTACATCAATTTCATTAGCCTGCAGCTGCCCGCTAAGAACCTCGCTGTCTACCATATTCTTGCTACAGCCTAATGTGATAATGTTGACCTTATCTTTTTTGAGTGTTTTTGCTTTCATGCGGCTGCAAAGGTAGCC
This genomic interval from Flavisolibacter tropicus contains the following:
- the rimO gene encoding 30S ribosomal protein S12 methylthiotransferase RimO encodes the protein MKAKTLKKDKVNIITLGCSKNMVDSEVLSGQLQANEIDVVHESTKRDHNIVIVNTCGFIDKAKEESVNTILEQVSLKQKGKLDKVYVTGCLTQRYRDDLEQSIPEVDAWFGTMELPLILKRFEADYKSELIGERLLATPQHYAYMKIAEGCNRTCAFCAIPLMRGNHTSRSIEDLVKEAETLAKRGVKEIMLIAQELTYYGLDMYKKRMLPDLLKRLSDVPGIEWIRLHYAYPHKFPMEILDVMRERDNICNYLDMPLQHAADNMLKAMRRQITRAEMEDLVQNIRQTVPGICLRTTLIAGFPGETLDDVEELKGFLERQRFDRVGIFTYSHEEDTPAYALVDDVPAEEKQRRAEEIMAVQQEISYEKNQEKVGQTFKVLIDKKEAGRYLGRTEFDSVEVDNEVIVQTSEKLQPGSFYNVKITKAYDYDLEGEVVSGK